A genomic stretch from Bacillus sp. N1-1 includes:
- a CDS encoding GNAT family N-acetyltransferase, translating into MIHSLNSSSYWTVFLKESQEFIGIVFLDTYHDGVKTEVGYQFLPEFWGRGYAREVVTRVIEYGFSELNLDEIVAETQTRNTASCSLLQKVGMTRGDQLERFGEEQSTFRLCRVEQ; encoded by the coding sequence ATGATTCACTCCCTAAACAGTTCTTCTTATTGGACCGTTTTCCTAAAGGAGTCACAGGAATTTATCGGTATCGTTTTTCTAGATACGTATCACGATGGGGTGAAAACAGAGGTCGGGTATCAATTTTTGCCAGAATTCTGGGGGCGCGGGTATGCGAGGGAAGTTGTGACGCGCGTTATAGAGTATGGATTTAGCGAATTAAACTTAGATGAGATCGTGGCAGAAACACAAACGCGAAATACGGCGTCCTGTAGTTTGTTACAAAAAGTGGGGATGACGAGGGGTGATCAACTTGAACGGTTCGGGGAAGAGCAATCTACGTTTCGCCTTTGTCGAGTAGAACAGTAG
- a CDS encoding 2'-5' RNA ligase family protein yields MYWFIALFDEQTEAQVKGIWKELKEHSLSYYIDEVEDGRPHITLASYEQLDKEEYIRKIEAFYEEVEKVELTFNTVSSFLNYGTIFLAPTVTENLLSLHSAHHRHFEDFNGSANSLYLPGKWIPHCTVANQLESDDLARVFHYCFKEVKPITGKIEAVALIELKEEDEEGMDAPVVYTKHLK; encoded by the coding sequence GTGTACTGGTTCATAGCCCTTTTTGATGAACAGACAGAAGCGCAGGTGAAAGGAATATGGAAGGAGCTTAAGGAACACTCTCTCTCCTACTATATCGATGAAGTGGAAGACGGTCGACCGCACATAACGCTCGCAAGTTATGAGCAGTTGGATAAGGAAGAATACATAAGAAAAATCGAGGCGTTTTATGAAGAGGTTGAGAAGGTGGAGCTTACGTTTAATACGGTTAGTTCGTTCTTAAACTATGGAACAATCTTTTTAGCACCTACCGTAACGGAGAATTTACTCTCCCTTCATTCCGCGCATCATCGTCATTTTGAAGACTTTAATGGGAGTGCCAATTCGTTATATTTACCAGGTAAATGGATTCCTCATTGCACGGTAGCAAATCAGCTCGAGTCTGATGATTTGGCTCGTGTGTTTCACTATTGTTTTAAAGAAGTTAAACCCATCACTGGAAAAATTGAAGCGGTCGCTTTGATTGAATTAAAAGAAGAGGATGAGGAAGGCATGGATGCGCCCGTTGTCTATACAAAGCATCTTAAATAA
- a CDS encoding aldo/keto reductase has product MKQSIPEITLNDGLILPAIGFGTYKLNGNHGATGITSAIDVGYRLIDTAYNYENEGTVGEAIRRSTIPRKELRITSKLPGRYQEYEKAVTAIQESLYRANLDYYDLYLIHWPNPKQGHFVEAWQALIDAKKWGLIRSIGVCNFLPEHLEQLENETGVKPSINQIELHPFFNQEDQRRWHEQNNIKTESWSPLARVNDILDNETISQIANQHNKSVSQIILRWHYQLGSIPIPKSSSPERQRENLTIFDFELDETEMAMMAELTRPDGRINDQDPATYEEF; this is encoded by the coding sequence ATGAAACAATCAATTCCAGAAATCACCTTGAATGATGGTCTTATCTTGCCAGCGATTGGATTTGGGACTTACAAGTTAAATGGGAATCACGGCGCTACGGGAATCACTAGTGCAATTGATGTTGGCTATCGCCTCATTGATACAGCGTATAATTATGAGAATGAAGGAACGGTTGGTGAAGCCATTCGTCGTAGCACAATTCCAAGAAAAGAATTGCGTATAACGTCGAAATTACCTGGACGCTACCAGGAATATGAAAAAGCCGTTACCGCCATTCAAGAATCCCTTTATCGCGCAAATTTAGACTACTATGATTTATACCTCATTCACTGGCCAAATCCGAAGCAAGGCCATTTTGTTGAAGCGTGGCAAGCTTTAATTGATGCAAAAAAGTGGGGTTTGATTCGCTCGATTGGCGTATGCAACTTTCTCCCTGAGCACTTAGAACAATTGGAAAATGAAACGGGAGTAAAACCGAGCATCAATCAAATCGAATTGCATCCGTTCTTTAACCAAGAAGATCAAAGAAGATGGCACGAGCAAAACAACATTAAAACGGAATCGTGGAGCCCGCTTGCTCGCGTGAATGACATTCTAGATAATGAAACGATCTCGCAAATCGCGAACCAACATAACAAGTCCGTCTCGCAGATTATTTTACGCTGGCATTACCAATTAGGATCGATCCCGATTCCTAAGTCTTCGTCACCAGAACGCCAGCGTGAGAACCTAACCATTTTCGATTTTGAATTAGATGAAACTGAAATGGCCATGATGGCTGAATTAACGCGCCCTGATGGTCGCATTAATGATCAAGATCCGGCTACGTATGAAGAGTTTTAA
- the sda gene encoding sporulation histidine kinase inhibitor Sda codes for MMFLTNQELFIAYCDAYKLQLDQAFIEMLTSEIYRRGLTPPDPHMDCYEKARMVR; via the coding sequence ATGATGTTTCTCACAAATCAGGAGTTGTTCATAGCCTATTGTGATGCGTATAAGCTTCAACTTGATCAAGCGTTTATCGAAATGTTAACATCTGAAATTTATCGCAGGGGGCTAACTCCTCCTGATCCACATATGGATTGTTATGAAAAAGCGAGAATGGTTCGGTAG
- a CDS encoding HD domain-containing phosphohydrolase, with translation MTKCTLHGHAHLFSFQSLQLMELLRRHDPPSFDHSVQSTSYFIDFCLHYNLHSLLKPIILQSVLLHDIGMLLVPKEILQKNGPLTLSAKKDLEQHPELGIELLSDYPEIDLEPSLILHHHENSDGTGYPDHMLNEQLPFAVNILRVIDSYTAMTMDRPYRLKQSDQSAIQELKQHQNLYDAPCTSLFVAYLEKRLKGKKILLHYFDYVPHQK, from the coding sequence ATGACAAAGTGTACATTGCACGGGCACGCTCATTTATTTTCTTTTCAATCACTGCAATTGATGGAACTTCTCCGTCGTCACGATCCACCCTCATTTGATCACTCAGTTCAATCCACAAGCTACTTTATTGATTTTTGTTTGCACTACAATCTTCACTCCCTACTGAAGCCAATCATCCTTCAGTCCGTTCTTTTACATGACATAGGAATGCTACTTGTTCCAAAAGAAATCCTTCAAAAGAATGGACCACTCACTCTTTCTGCGAAAAAGGATTTGGAACAACACCCAGAACTTGGCATAGAGCTTTTAAGTGACTATCCAGAAATTGATCTCGAGCCTTCACTGATCTTACATCATCACGAAAATAGTGACGGGACAGGGTATCCAGATCACATGTTGAATGAACAGCTGCCGTTTGCAGTAAATATCCTTCGTGTGATTGATAGCTATACGGCTATGACAATGGACCGTCCTTATCGTCTAAAGCAATCCGATCAGTCTGCCATTCAAGAGCTTAAACAACATCAAAACCTCTATGATGCTCCATGCACTTCCTTGTTTGTTGCCTATTTGGAAAAGCGATTAAAAGGGAAAAAAATTCTGCTTCATTATTTTGATTATGTACCCCATCAAAAATGA
- a CDS encoding LysM peptidoglycan-binding domain-containing protein: MKKLAKFATISFVSVGLLAGAAQVGTPTVEAKGPVVNAPAGCYGPVYYTVKYGDTLSEIASKYGLTTNYLASLNNISNPNQIYVGQRLKAYNCN; this comes from the coding sequence ATGAAGAAGCTCGCAAAATTCGCAACAATTTCATTTGTCTCAGTTGGGTTGTTAGCTGGAGCAGCACAGGTAGGCACCCCTACAGTTGAAGCAAAAGGGCCAGTAGTCAATGCGCCAGCTGGATGCTACGGACCGGTTTATTATACGGTGAAATATGGTGACACTCTATCAGAGATTGCCTCTAAATATGGTTTAACAACGAACTACCTTGCTTCACTGAACAATATTTCAAACCCGAACCAAATCTATGTTGGCCAAAGATTAAAAGCCTATAACTGTAATTAG
- a CDS encoding endospore germination permease, producing MKTSKQINSVQFLFIIFQTQVGVGILSLPQTLYSTAGKDGWIAIILAGLGFQGVIFVLYFLSKRFSTLSLYEYAPLIMGRLMGTMISVGYILFAGLTAILVLQLFQISINTWILPRTPSIVILSLLSISGAYLVSGRVKVLGRFNQFVTILVVPLIIMILVALKHSDIRYILPIGEHGLSPILKATPEGFFSMIGFEMALFVFPYLQIKGKEALVSLTLSNVAVTCFYCLITLATYVYFSPSQFETIQDPTVYMLKGISFLIIDRIDLLFLSIWTVSVLTSFGSYLYISSEGIKTLTKRKRAMWPIIITTLLILGISLFPHDMFTIETLSNYHATASYFFVFGLPLLLLIISMIRKTELKDKPH from the coding sequence ATGAAAACGAGCAAGCAAATTAATTCAGTTCAATTTCTCTTTATCATTTTCCAGACCCAGGTGGGTGTAGGTATTCTTTCCTTACCCCAGACACTCTACTCCACAGCTGGAAAAGATGGATGGATCGCAATTATACTTGCTGGATTAGGGTTTCAAGGCGTTATCTTCGTTCTATATTTCTTAAGCAAAAGATTTTCAACCTTATCGCTCTATGAGTATGCACCATTAATTATGGGACGATTGATGGGCACAATGATTTCTGTCGGTTACATTTTATTTGCGGGATTAACGGCAATCCTCGTGCTCCAACTATTTCAAATAAGTATTAACACTTGGATTCTGCCTCGAACTCCTTCAATCGTAATCCTTTCTCTTCTATCAATCTCAGGCGCCTATCTTGTCTCAGGAAGAGTAAAAGTGCTCGGTCGTTTCAATCAATTCGTTACGATCTTAGTCGTCCCTCTCATTATTATGATTCTAGTCGCATTAAAGCATTCTGATATACGATACATCCTACCCATTGGGGAACACGGATTAAGTCCGATTCTAAAAGCTACACCTGAAGGGTTCTTTTCAATGATTGGATTTGAGATGGCTTTATTTGTTTTTCCTTATTTACAAATTAAAGGGAAAGAAGCTCTGGTTAGTTTAACACTCTCCAACGTTGCGGTGACGTGCTTCTACTGCCTAATTACGCTTGCGACATACGTGTATTTTAGCCCCAGCCAGTTTGAAACAATTCAAGATCCTACCGTTTATATGTTAAAAGGGATTTCTTTTCTTATCATCGATCGAATTGACTTGTTGTTTCTATCGATTTGGACTGTATCCGTCTTAACCTCGTTTGGATCGTATTTGTATATCTCTTCTGAAGGCATCAAAACGCTTACGAAACGAAAGAGAGCAATGTGGCCAATTATCATAACCACCTTGCTTATACTGGGAATTTCACTTTTTCCTCATGATATGTTCACAATTGAAACGCTATCGAACTATCACGCCACTGCAAGTTATTTTTTTGTATTTGGACTTCCATTACTTTTATTAATCATTAGCATGATAAGAAAAACAGAGCTCAAGGATAAACCTCATTAA
- a CDS encoding STM3941 family protein, which yields MFALIMLLCAGFFLFILTMYAKKIATGHPYVILTPEDLELYVLPTEKINIRWEDIEAFIPYRMHSNSFIGLVIKDEERYAKLMPNKMKKLSRMNVRMGYPKYNIFLSHLKQKKLLIEELEKRIVETNPNKANFKTDEALK from the coding sequence TTGTTCGCTTTAATTATGCTACTTTGTGCTGGCTTTTTTCTGTTTATCCTCACAATGTATGCTAAAAAAATTGCAACAGGCCACCCCTATGTAATCCTAACCCCAGAGGATTTGGAACTATATGTGCTCCCAACAGAAAAAATAAACATTCGATGGGAAGACATTGAGGCGTTTATCCCGTATCGTATGCATAGCAATTCGTTTATAGGGCTTGTGATAAAAGACGAAGAACGCTATGCAAAGTTAATGCCAAATAAGATGAAAAAGCTATCTAGAATGAATGTAAGAATGGGGTATCCGAAATATAATATTTTTCTTTCTCATTTAAAACAAAAGAAGCTTCTTATTGAAGAATTAGAAAAGCGAATCGTTGAAACGAATCCAAACAAAGCAAATTTTAAGACAGACGAAGCGCTTAAATAA
- a CDS encoding CBO0543 family protein → MDRQQQFDHIISLKKELEAATIDYWHQFSNYTTWQFWAILAMLLVPLIILYFLIDRKNIFLLGFFGFSIHVIASYLDSLGVRKSWWDYPYIAIPQLPASISIDASFIPVYFILLYQWCLNKEKNYWLYGTLSAIAFTFIFKPLLIGLNLFELYTNWFVLLAAYLFVVYAAKLITNLFIRMSEKA, encoded by the coding sequence ATGGATCGTCAACAACAATTTGATCATATTATTTCATTAAAAAAAGAACTTGAAGCAGCAACGATCGATTACTGGCATCAGTTCTCCAATTATACTACGTGGCAATTCTGGGCCATACTCGCTATGCTACTCGTACCTCTTATCATATTATATTTCTTGATTGATCGTAAAAACATCTTTCTTCTTGGGTTTTTTGGCTTTTCGATTCATGTCATTGCTTCCTATCTTGACTCACTAGGGGTCAGGAAGTCCTGGTGGGATTACCCTTACATCGCCATTCCTCAACTCCCAGCAAGCATTAGCATCGATGCTTCGTTCATACCGGTTTATTTTATCTTGCTATATCAATGGTGCTTAAATAAGGAGAAAAACTACTGGCTATATGGTACGCTTTCTGCCATTGCTTTTACATTTATCTTTAAACCGCTTTTAATTGGACTCAATCTTTTTGAACTGTATACAAATTGGTTCGTCCTTTTAGCGGCCTACTTATTTGTCGTTTACGCCGCCAAACTAATAACCAATCTTTTTATTAGGATGTCAGAAAAGGCATAA
- a CDS encoding VOC family protein, whose amino-acid sequence MVRTAKRVFVNLPVKDLDKSIHFFTELGFEFNPQFTDENATCMVINENTFVMLLVEEFFKTFTQKGLVNAKSSTEVIMAISAESNDEVDELVNRALEAGGKPSNEAIDHGFMYAWSFQDLDGHLWEVMHMQEGSVEESEL is encoded by the coding sequence ATGGTTCGAACGGCAAAGCGTGTGTTTGTTAACTTACCGGTGAAGGACTTGGATAAGTCGATTCATTTTTTCACAGAGCTTGGTTTTGAATTTAATCCACAATTTACAGATGAGAATGCCACTTGTATGGTGATCAATGAAAATACGTTTGTGATGTTGCTTGTTGAAGAGTTTTTTAAAACGTTCACTCAGAAGGGGCTAGTAAATGCGAAGTCATCAACGGAAGTGATCATGGCGATATCAGCTGAAAGCAATGATGAGGTTGATGAGTTAGTGAATCGAGCGCTAGAGGCTGGGGGAAAGCCTTCAAACGAAGCCATTGATCATGGTTTTATGTATGCTTGGAGCTTCCAGGATCTTGATGGACATTTGTGGGAAGTCATGCATATGCAGGAAGGTTCAGTGGAGGAGAGCGAATTATAA
- a CDS encoding YceI family protein — translation MTTLTLDKVHSSLDFQIKHMMVSKAKGEFTDFDVDFNGDLNDLTAANIKVTISVKSIDTGNEDRDGHLRSGDFFEADQYPNMVFESKSIKKKSDEEYDVTGNFTIKGVTKEETFTVEYNGTSKSPLDGSTVAGFDVSGKVNREAYGMTYNAAIETGGFLLGKDVKFEGNFEFVVAD, via the coding sequence ATGACAACATTAACACTAGATAAGGTTCACAGTAGCTTAGATTTTCAAATCAAGCATATGATGGTTTCAAAAGCTAAAGGGGAATTCACTGACTTTGACGTTGATTTCAACGGCGATCTTAATGACCTTACAGCTGCAAACATTAAAGTAACGATTTCTGTAAAGTCAATCGATACTGGTAACGAAGACCGCGACGGCCACCTTCGCTCTGGCGATTTCTTTGAAGCTGATCAATACCCGAACATGGTATTCGAAAGTAAGTCGATTAAGAAGAAATCAGACGAAGAATATGATGTAACTGGCAATTTCACCATTAAAGGCGTGACAAAAGAAGAAACGTTTACAGTTGAATATAATGGGACTTCGAAAAGCCCGCTCGATGGTAGTACTGTTGCTGGTTTTGACGTTTCTGGGAAAGTTAACCGTGAAGCATACGGCATGACGTATAATGCAGCAATTGAGACTGGCGGTTTCTTGCTAGGAAAAGATGTTAAATTTGAAGGAAACTTTGAATTTGTTGTAGCAGACTAA
- a CDS encoding superoxide dismutase family protein yields MKRWMVLGLILSVMFVLAACGGGNEEGTTENEPETTGEEQSEEPMETITVSMKNQDDEEIGTAELKEHDGATMISLDVSDLPEGEHGFHIHENGSCEAPDFKSAGGHYNPEDVDHGTASDNGPHAGDMENIEVAEDGTIQNEIMNDKVTLKAGEENSLLKEGGTALVIHANADDMESQPSGDAGDRIACGVIVK; encoded by the coding sequence ATGAAAAGATGGATGGTTCTTGGATTGATCCTAAGTGTCATGTTTGTTCTTGCTGCTTGTGGTGGAGGGAATGAAGAAGGAACAACGGAAAATGAACCTGAGACAACAGGGGAGGAGCAAAGTGAAGAGCCGATGGAAACAATCACGGTGAGTATGAAGAACCAGGATGATGAAGAGATCGGAACGGCAGAACTGAAGGAGCACGATGGTGCTACAATGATCAGTCTTGATGTAAGTGACTTACCAGAAGGAGAGCACGGTTTTCATATTCATGAAAACGGCTCGTGTGAAGCGCCTGACTTTAAATCTGCTGGAGGGCATTATAATCCTGAAGACGTAGATCATGGTACGGCATCAGACAACGGTCCGCATGCAGGAGATATGGAAAACATTGAAGTAGCAGAAGATGGAACAATTCAAAACGAGATTATGAATGATAAAGTAACGCTAAAAGCAGGAGAAGAGAACTCGCTCCTAAAAGAAGGTGGAACAGCTCTTGTGATTCATGCGAACGCAGATGATATGGAGTCGCAACCGTCTGGAGATGCTGGCGACCGAATTGCGTGTGGTGTGATTGTTAAATAA
- a CDS encoding efflux RND transporter permease subunit: MPSLTNWAFRNKAAMTLFVIITLLVGTVSYFLLPMEFLPEADNPQVTVVTLGQGYDAGSMTTSVTEPVEQAVASINGKTSILSTTGEGFSQIVINFDSKTNMKEAKNNVQDAISTLSLPEGIGKPQVSQLNTTMIPVGQVSLTFDDGLTKSNIEKVNDEFKPLFENEESLSAASIVGESGSRIQINLDQVKLKELQLPVNAVMGVLQGQNVSATAGNSTIDGQKSTINVTDNLTSIEALENLPIPLQIPDAPSVSLKEIASVEQVKSEDMIARVDGKEAVAVVLFKESDASAVTAGNEVEETVKKINKDYPGVEATTLFTTGDMVKNSVTSMAREVGLGALFATLVILLFLRKFKPTLITALSIPLSLAITLLLLWLSGVTLNILTLGGVAVAVGRLVDDSIVVVENIFRRSQNEKLSKTMVLDATKEVSRAITSSTLITVAVFLPMGLVNGSLRAFLLPFGLTVTYSLLASLIVALTVVPLLSRAMLKNTTLPAHKTPDRYLSILRWSLNHKFVPILLAMLVFGGSIALYMTMPKAATGANDASMVSVSMEFPSATPEETKQERMVDFEQTLAVFDGYEHMVTQYGSSEEDAQYGQVSDPDTVNYLFIMKEDADAEKFIDQVNEAKKNEKNVTIEASPSSMFGGSSNSSITYDVIGNNTTDILTASDQIMNEMKEVDGVQKVSSNQDKTSPVYTVKVNTEKANAEQTAMQIRSLLNPQPIGAVELNEQQTPVFLNAGIKTDSLSKLNDLTLATSNGVVPLSQVATITTEEKPSTVLHKDGDLYARITAEVTPDELSVIAQNIDQKVQDLDLPNGVTLATGGASQQQADDFKDLGMTMLASILIVYLIMVLTFKTLRAPLAILMTLPLASIGAVLGLLISGVPADATALIGALMLIGIVVTNAIVLIDRVKQNEETMIIRDAIMEACSTRLRPVIMTAIATICAMLPLLFGHSEDGSLVSKSLAVVVIGGLSGATVLTLVIVPVFYELLYFRKAKRERKQEIVKEQSVAN; encoded by the coding sequence ATGCCATCATTAACGAATTGGGCTTTTCGAAACAAAGCAGCGATGACATTGTTTGTTATCATTACGTTATTAGTCGGGACGGTTAGCTATTTTCTATTGCCAATGGAGTTTTTACCTGAAGCGGATAATCCACAAGTAACAGTCGTTACACTTGGTCAGGGGTACGATGCAGGATCGATGACGACATCGGTCACAGAGCCCGTCGAACAGGCGGTTGCGTCGATTAATGGAAAAACATCCATCCTTTCAACAACTGGCGAAGGCTTTTCACAAATCGTGATCAACTTTGACTCCAAAACAAATATGAAGGAAGCGAAGAACAATGTGCAAGATGCCATTAGCACGCTCTCATTACCTGAAGGCATCGGAAAACCACAGGTGTCGCAGCTCAATACAACGATGATTCCTGTTGGTCAAGTGTCGCTTACGTTTGACGATGGGTTAACGAAATCGAACATCGAAAAGGTGAACGATGAGTTTAAACCGCTTTTTGAAAATGAAGAAAGCTTGTCCGCTGCGAGCATCGTAGGTGAAAGCGGATCTCGCATTCAAATCAATTTAGATCAAGTTAAATTGAAAGAGCTTCAACTACCAGTGAATGCGGTCATGGGAGTTCTGCAAGGACAAAACGTTTCAGCCACTGCTGGAAACAGTACAATTGATGGTCAAAAAAGCACGATTAACGTTACGGATAACCTGACATCGATTGAGGCGCTTGAAAATTTACCGATCCCGCTTCAAATCCCGGATGCGCCTTCTGTTTCTCTGAAAGAGATCGCATCGGTTGAGCAAGTAAAATCAGAAGATATGATTGCGCGTGTGGACGGGAAAGAAGCTGTTGCAGTGGTGCTTTTTAAAGAAAGCGACGCAAGTGCTGTAACGGCTGGAAATGAAGTCGAAGAAACGGTGAAAAAAATTAACAAAGACTACCCTGGCGTTGAAGCGACTACGCTTTTTACAACTGGTGACATGGTAAAAAATTCGGTAACGAGCATGGCTCGTGAAGTTGGACTTGGTGCTTTATTTGCCACACTTGTGATTTTATTATTTCTGAGGAAATTTAAACCGACGCTCATTACGGCGCTTTCCATTCCGCTTTCACTCGCCATCACGCTCCTTCTTCTCTGGCTTTCTGGCGTAACATTAAATATTCTTACGCTTGGCGGGGTGGCTGTGGCCGTCGGACGCCTTGTTGATGACAGTATTGTTGTCGTTGAGAACATCTTCAGGCGAAGTCAAAATGAGAAGTTGTCTAAAACGATGGTGCTTGATGCCACTAAGGAAGTATCGAGAGCGATTACGTCTTCAACGCTCATTACGGTTGCCGTTTTCTTGCCAATGGGGTTAGTTAATGGTTCCCTTAGAGCTTTCCTTTTACCTTTTGGCTTAACCGTTACTTACTCTCTACTCGCTTCCCTTATTGTTGCGCTTACCGTCGTTCCACTTCTAAGTAGAGCGATGCTGAAGAACACCACATTGCCGGCACACAAAACGCCTGATCGTTATTTAAGCATATTACGTTGGTCGCTTAATCATAAATTCGTCCCAATCTTATTAGCGATGCTCGTATTTGGTGGATCGATCGCGCTTTACATGACGATGCCAAAAGCGGCAACGGGTGCAAATGATGCTTCAATGGTATCAGTCAGTATGGAATTCCCAAGCGCAACGCCTGAAGAAACAAAGCAAGAACGGATGGTCGATTTTGAACAGACATTAGCTGTTTTTGACGGCTATGAGCATATGGTTACCCAATATGGATCGAGCGAAGAAGATGCTCAGTATGGTCAAGTGAGCGATCCAGATACAGTGAATTATCTCTTCATTATGAAAGAAGACGCTGACGCAGAGAAATTCATTGACCAGGTAAACGAAGCGAAAAAGAATGAAAAGAACGTGACGATTGAAGCGAGTCCGTCTTCGATGTTTGGTGGCTCCTCGAATTCTTCTATCACATACGATGTAATCGGAAACAATACAACTGATATTCTAACTGCTTCTGATCAGATCATGAATGAAATGAAAGAAGTCGATGGGGTTCAAAAAGTCTCAAGTAATCAGGATAAAACTTCGCCCGTGTATACGGTTAAGGTCAATACGGAAAAAGCCAATGCCGAGCAAACGGCAATGCAGATTCGAAGCTTGCTGAATCCACAGCCAATTGGTGCAGTCGAGCTTAACGAGCAACAAACTCCAGTATTTTTGAATGCTGGAATTAAAACAGATTCACTTTCTAAGCTAAACGATTTAACGCTTGCCACGTCAAACGGCGTTGTTCCATTGTCCCAAGTTGCAACCATCACCACAGAAGAGAAACCGAGCACGGTTCTTCATAAAGACGGTGATTTGTATGCACGCATTACAGCCGAAGTCACACCAGATGAGCTGTCGGTTATTGCGCAAAATATCGATCAAAAAGTGCAAGATCTTGATTTACCGAATGGCGTTACGCTTGCTACTGGAGGCGCTTCGCAGCAACAGGCAGATGATTTTAAAGATCTTGGCATGACCATGCTCGCGTCCATTCTCATTGTGTATCTCATTATGGTGCTGACCTTTAAAACTCTGCGCGCACCACTTGCGATTCTAATGACGCTTCCGCTAGCATCCATTGGCGCCGTTCTAGGTCTACTGATTTCAGGTGTACCAGCTGATGCGACCGCACTGATCGGAGCGTTGATGCTAATTGGCATTGTGGTTACAAATGCTATTGTATTAATCGATCGTGTGAAACAAAATGAAGAAACGATGATCATTCGCGATGCAATTATGGAAGCCTGCAGTACCCGCCTTCGTCCGGTTATCATGACTGCCATCGCTACCATTTGTGCAATGCTTCCCCTCCTGTTCGGACACTCGGAAGATGGCAGTCTCGTATCAAAGTCACTTGCCGTTGTCGTCATCGGCGGACTTTCTGGCGCCACGGTACTAACACTCGTTATCGTTCCTGTTTTTTATGAACTTCTTTATTTCCGGAAAGCAAAGCGAGAGCGAAAGCAGGAAATCGTGAAAGAGCAAAGTGTCGCAAACTAA
- a CDS encoding ABC transporter permease, which translates to MKFLEVNAPRIFDLAIEHTILVGLAIIVALIIGVPLGIYLTTNDYLAETVLQIASVMLTIPSIALFGVMIPVFSIVNQGIGFVPAFVALVLYSQLPIIRNTYTAIRNVNPEMRDAAKGLGMKTSQRLLRVEIPNAFPIIMAGIRTAVVLNIGIGVIAAYIGAGGLGVLITQGISRGDNYLIISGSIAVAILAMIADGILLWIQKRYTPKSIAN; encoded by the coding sequence ATGAAATTTCTCGAGGTGAATGCTCCTCGTATTTTTGATTTAGCGATTGAGCACACGATTTTAGTAGGCTTAGCGATTATTGTTGCGCTGATCATTGGTGTTCCGCTAGGCATCTACTTAACGACCAATGACTATCTAGCTGAAACCGTTCTGCAGATTGCTTCAGTCATGCTAACGATTCCAAGTATTGCTCTATTCGGGGTGATGATCCCTGTCTTTTCTATTGTTAATCAAGGGATTGGATTTGTCCCTGCTTTCGTAGCGCTGGTGCTTTACTCGCAGCTCCCAATTATACGAAATACATATACGGCAATTCGAAACGTTAATCCTGAAATGAGAGACGCTGCGAAGGGATTAGGAATGAAAACGAGTCAGCGACTTTTGCGTGTGGAAATTCCAAATGCTTTTCCAATTATCATGGCAGGTATTCGGACAGCCGTTGTACTTAATATCGGAATCGGTGTCATTGCGGCTTATATCGGCGCAGGCGGTTTAGGCGTACTGATCACGCAAGGAATTTCGCGTGGCGATAATTACTTAATTATTAGTGGCTCAATTGCTGTAGCTATTCTAGCAATGATTGCAGATGGCATCTTGTTATGGATTCAAAAACGTTATACACCAAAAAGCATTGCGAACTAA